The proteins below are encoded in one region of Micromonospora pisi:
- a CDS encoding dihydroorotase, which yields MSTYLIKGARVVGAEPTDLLLRDGVVVESGRGLDARGARVVDADGLVALPGLVDLHTHLREPGREDAETVESGSRAAALGGYTAVCAMANTSPVADTAGVVEQVWRLGREAGLVDVQPIGAVTVGLGGERLAELGAMADSAARVRIFSDDGHCVADPRLMRRALEYVKAFDGVIAQHAEEPRLTEGAQLHEGEVSTRLGLTGWPAVAEEAIIARDVLLAEHVGSRLHVCHVSTAGSVEVLRQAKARGVRVTAEVTPHHLLLTDELAASYDPVFKVNPPLRTASDVAALRAALVEGIIDVVATDHAPHALEDKECEWAYARPGMLGLETALPVLLSVLGERWDLIAERMSRIPARIAGLTEHGHDPVPGAVANLTLVDPAARRTVDPAELASRSRNTPYAGTVLPGRIMATFLRGEPTVLDGKAVK from the coding sequence ATGAGCACGTACCTGATCAAGGGCGCCCGGGTGGTCGGCGCCGAGCCGACCGACCTGCTGCTGCGCGACGGCGTGGTGGTGGAGTCCGGCCGTGGCCTCGACGCGCGCGGCGCCCGGGTGGTGGACGCGGACGGGCTGGTGGCCCTGCCCGGCCTGGTCGACCTCCACACCCACCTGCGCGAGCCGGGCCGGGAGGACGCCGAGACGGTCGAGTCCGGCTCCCGGGCCGCCGCGCTCGGTGGCTACACCGCCGTCTGCGCGATGGCGAACACCTCGCCGGTCGCGGACACCGCGGGCGTGGTCGAGCAGGTCTGGCGGCTCGGCCGGGAGGCCGGTCTGGTCGACGTGCAGCCGATCGGCGCGGTCACCGTCGGGCTCGGCGGGGAGCGGCTGGCCGAACTCGGCGCGATGGCCGACTCGGCCGCCCGGGTCCGGATCTTCTCCGACGACGGCCACTGCGTCGCCGACCCACGACTGATGCGCCGGGCGCTGGAGTACGTCAAGGCGTTCGACGGGGTGATCGCGCAGCACGCCGAGGAGCCCCGGCTGACCGAGGGCGCCCAGCTGCACGAGGGTGAGGTCTCCACGCGGCTCGGGCTGACCGGTTGGCCGGCCGTCGCCGAGGAGGCGATCATCGCCCGGGACGTGCTCCTGGCCGAGCACGTCGGCAGCCGGCTGCACGTCTGCCACGTCTCCACCGCCGGCAGTGTGGAGGTGCTCCGCCAGGCCAAGGCGCGTGGCGTCCGGGTGACCGCCGAGGTCACCCCGCACCACCTGCTGCTCACCGACGAGCTGGCGGCGAGCTACGACCCGGTCTTCAAGGTCAACCCACCGCTGCGTACCGCCAGCGACGTGGCCGCCCTGCGCGCCGCGCTGGTCGAGGGGATCATCGACGTGGTCGCGACCGACCACGCCCCGCACGCCCTGGAGGACAAGGAGTGCGAGTGGGCGTACGCCCGGCCGGGCATGCTCGGGCTGGAGACCGCTCTGCCGGTGCTGCTCTCGGTGCTCGGTGAGCGCTGGGACCTGATCGCCGAGCGGATGTCCCGGATTCCGGCGCGGATCGCCGGCCTGACCGAGCACGGACACGATCCGGTGCCGGGGGCCGTGGCCAACCTCACCCTGGTCGATCCGGCCGCGCGCCGTACCGTCGACCCCGCTGAGCTGGCCAGCCGCAGCCGCAACACCCCGTACGCCGGCACCGTGCTGCCCGGCCGGATCATGGCCACGTTCCTGCGGGGCGAGCCGACAGTACTCGACGGAAAGGCCGTTAAATAA
- the carA gene encoding glutamine-hydrolyzing carbamoyl-phosphate synthase small subunit — translation MRRRPAILVLEDGRTFHGEAYGSVGETFGEAVFNTGMTGYQETLTDPSYHRQVVVQTAPHIGNTGVNHEDDESGRIWVAGYVVRDPARIGSNWRATGGLEDRLAAEGVVGISGIDTRALTRHLRDSGAMRVGISSLDDDPKALLARVRATPEMVGADLSAEVTTAQPYTVAAEGTHRFTVAALDLGIKRNVPRRLAARGVTTHVLPASSSIEDLLATGADAVFFSPGPGDPATADHPVALAREVLNRRIPLFGICFGSQILGRALGFGTYKLGYGHRGINQPVLDRVTGRVEVTSHNHGFAVDWPGREPGQEVPTGQYIETDFGAVEVSHVCLNDNVVEGLRAKDVPAFTVQYHPEAAAGPHDADYLFDRFAELIEGERQGGQSQGDKNESGKHA, via the coding sequence ATGCGACGCAGGCCCGCGATCCTCGTACTGGAGGATGGTCGGACGTTCCACGGTGAGGCGTACGGCAGTGTGGGGGAGACCTTCGGTGAGGCGGTCTTCAACACCGGTATGACCGGCTACCAGGAGACGCTCACCGACCCGTCCTACCACCGCCAGGTGGTGGTGCAGACCGCGCCGCACATCGGCAACACCGGGGTCAACCATGAGGACGACGAGTCCGGCCGGATCTGGGTGGCCGGCTATGTGGTCCGCGACCCGGCCCGGATCGGCTCCAACTGGCGCGCCACCGGCGGCCTGGAGGACCGGCTCGCCGCCGAGGGCGTGGTCGGCATCTCGGGTATCGACACCCGGGCGCTCACCCGCCACCTGCGCGACTCCGGTGCCATGCGGGTCGGCATCTCCAGCCTCGACGACGACCCGAAGGCGTTGCTGGCGCGGGTCCGCGCCACCCCGGAGATGGTCGGCGCCGACCTGTCGGCGGAGGTGACCACCGCGCAGCCGTACACCGTGGCCGCGGAGGGCACACACCGGTTCACGGTGGCCGCGCTGGATCTGGGGATCAAGCGGAACGTGCCGCGCCGGCTCGCCGCGCGGGGCGTGACCACGCACGTCCTGCCCGCCTCGTCGAGCATCGAGGACCTCCTCGCCACCGGCGCGGACGCGGTCTTCTTCTCGCCCGGCCCGGGTGACCCGGCCACCGCCGACCACCCGGTCGCGCTGGCCCGTGAGGTGCTGAACCGGCGGATTCCGCTCTTCGGCATCTGCTTCGGCAGCCAGATCCTCGGCCGGGCGCTCGGCTTCGGCACCTACAAGCTGGGGTACGGCCACCGCGGCATCAACCAGCCGGTGCTGGACCGGGTCACCGGTCGGGTGGAGGTCACCTCCCACAACCATGGCTTCGCGGTCGACTGGCCGGGTCGTGAACCCGGCCAGGAGGTGCCGACGGGCCAGTACATCGAGACGGACTTCGGCGCGGTCGAGGTCAGTCACGTCTGCCTCAACGACAATGTGGTCGAGGGCCTGCGGGCCAAGGATGTGCCCGCGTTCACCGTGCAGTACCACCCGGAGGCCGCTGCCGGCCCGCACGACGCCGACTATCTCTTCGACCGGTTCGCAGAGCTGATCGAGGGCGAACGGCAGGGCGGACAGAGCCAGGGCGACAAGAACGAGAGCGGAAAGCATGCCTAA